One region of Sphingomonas bisphenolicum genomic DNA includes:
- a CDS encoding aromatic ring-hydroxylating oxygenase subunit alpha gives MREAALELLNRTMDEQLKRSEHPSDFPALPPIPAGRYTDPRFEALEKDRLWNRTWLLAGIASDLPTPGSYRLFQHLDRSVILSHGKDGRIRAFHNACRHRGSPLLLEPQGRAMRFICPYHAWGYDLEGTLKSVPSQHDFACLDKAENGLIEVQCDTYRGFVFINFDDDAEPLRDFLGEFVALTEGYPLERMVVKDHFFVEMACNWKIAYHNFLEIYHVNTVHPTTLAPHLDSRSFVIALYEGGHMRFGTRKKGGESLFKTPPVKPDDIAPVFLENTVALPTFPNTFFSLDPVGFNLQCFWPMGSDRSVMEVRQMGWATDSEEDKLYWQGMRAATEHILSEDLCLFENIQQSLRNGTIPSIWAGYQERALYWFEEEIDRRIGPDRVPADLRVQPRIASFMAPRSA, from the coding sequence ATGCGTGAAGCTGCGTTGGAATTGCTCAACCGGACGATGGACGAGCAGTTGAAGCGATCCGAGCATCCCAGCGATTTTCCGGCCCTTCCACCGATTCCCGCCGGCCGCTACACCGACCCGCGTTTCGAGGCGCTGGAGAAGGACAGGCTTTGGAACCGCACCTGGCTGCTGGCCGGCATTGCATCGGACCTGCCCACGCCGGGTTCATACCGGCTGTTTCAGCATCTGGACCGCTCGGTCATTCTCTCCCATGGCAAGGATGGCCGGATCCGGGCCTTTCACAACGCCTGCCGGCACCGCGGTTCTCCGCTCCTGCTCGAACCGCAGGGGCGCGCCATGCGCTTCATTTGCCCATATCATGCCTGGGGCTACGACCTTGAAGGCACGCTCAAATCAGTCCCCAGCCAGCATGATTTCGCTTGCCTCGACAAGGCGGAAAACGGCCTGATCGAAGTGCAGTGCGATACCTATCGCGGCTTCGTCTTCATCAATTTCGATGATGATGCAGAACCGCTGCGGGACTTCCTGGGGGAATTCGTGGCGCTAACCGAAGGGTATCCGCTCGAACGCATGGTGGTGAAAGATCATTTCTTCGTCGAAATGGCGTGCAACTGGAAGATCGCCTATCACAACTTCCTAGAAATCTACCATGTGAACACGGTTCATCCCACGACGCTGGCGCCACATCTGGATTCGCGCAGTTTCGTGATAGCGCTTTACGAAGGTGGTCACATGCGGTTCGGGACCCGGAAGAAGGGCGGGGAGTCGCTGTTCAAGACGCCGCCGGTCAAACCGGACGACATCGCGCCGGTTTTCCTGGAAAATACGGTTGCGCTGCCGACCTTCCCCAACACATTTTTCTCGCTCGATCCGGTGGGATTCAACCTGCAATGTTTCTGGCCGATGGGGTCCGACCGGTCTGTCATGGAAGTGCGCCAGATGGGATGGGCGACCGACAGCGAGGAGGACAAGCTCTACTGGCAGGGGATGCGTGCGGCGACCGAGCATATCTTGTCCGAAGATCTGTGCCTGTTCGAAAATATCCAGCAGTCGCTGCGCAACGGGACGATCCCGTCGATCTGGGCGGGCTATCAGGAGCGCGCGCTTTACTGGTTCGAGGAAGAAATCGATCGGCGCATCGGGCCGGACCGGGTGCCGGCGGACTTGCGCGTTCAGCCGCGTATCGCGTCCTTCATGGCGCCGCGCAGCGCATGA
- a CDS encoding SDR family NAD(P)-dependent oxidoreductase: protein MTDLSGRVAIVTGSGANIGEACARALAKAGATVILADIAAERAEAVARSIQASGGQAQGMALDLAQEDSITALVADVMREHERIDILHNNAADTRLEQMAADGSLLDLDAATWDRAFHVNARGTMLMIKAVAPHMIAGGGGSIINTSTGVALTGDINNPSYSASKAAVNALTRNAAVQFGRFNIRVNAVAPGLVLSPLAREMMTPDQIAMVQRHVLLPRESVPEDIAGAVLFLASDGAAFITGQVIGVDGGIVHHTPYVADMLEGMSRAH, encoded by the coding sequence ATGACGGATCTATCGGGACGCGTCGCTATCGTCACCGGATCGGGCGCCAATATCGGGGAAGCCTGCGCGCGAGCTCTGGCAAAGGCCGGCGCGACGGTAATCCTGGCGGATATAGCGGCCGAACGGGCAGAGGCCGTCGCGCGGTCGATCCAGGCATCGGGCGGGCAGGCACAGGGGATGGCGCTCGACCTTGCGCAGGAGGACAGCATCACGGCGCTGGTTGCAGATGTGATGCGGGAACATGAGCGCATCGACATCCTCCACAACAATGCCGCCGACACGCGGCTGGAGCAGATGGCGGCCGATGGCTCGCTTCTCGATCTCGACGCCGCGACCTGGGATCGCGCCTTCCATGTCAATGCGCGGGGCACGATGCTGATGATCAAGGCGGTCGCGCCGCACATGATTGCGGGCGGCGGTGGCTCCATCATCAACACCTCGACCGGCGTGGCGCTGACCGGCGACATCAACAATCCGTCCTATTCCGCGTCGAAGGCGGCCGTGAACGCGCTGACCCGCAATGCGGCGGTGCAGTTCGGCCGGTTCAACATCCGGGTCAATGCGGTCGCGCCGGGCCTCGTGCTCTCCCCGCTGGCCCGGGAGATGATGACCCCCGATCAGATCGCCATGGTCCAGCGGCATGTCCTTCTGCCGCGCGAGAGCGTGCCGGAGGATATTGCCGGTGCGGTGCTGTTCCTGGCATCGGATGGCGCGGCCTTCATTACTGGTCAGGTGATCGGCGTGGATGGCGGAATCGTTCACCACACGCCCTATGTCGCCGATATGCTGGAAGGCATGAGCAGGGCGCACTGA
- a CDS encoding SDR family NAD(P)-dependent oxidoreductase yields MSDRIVLVTGATRGLGRGMARGLASRGHVVAVTGRDQAQLAAVVEEIEQAGGKGIALLCDHRDDDAVERAFAHLAERTDGRLDLLVNNAAAVYGPELVAPGGFWEKPLRLADMIAVGLRSSYVAAYHAAPLMVAAGRGLIASISFYGAVSYFHGPAYGAAKAGTDKMTADMAVDLAPYGVSVVSFWPGFILTDAVKAMPPEMIPEELRAAMPHWETPEFSGLILDRLTQDPELPALSGQALIGAELGERYGIRDTDGKQPLSYRATMGAPTPFMPPVRHG; encoded by the coding sequence ATGAGTGACAGAATAGTGCTGGTGACGGGCGCGACGCGCGGGCTGGGACGCGGCATGGCGCGGGGTCTGGCTTCTCGGGGCCATGTGGTGGCGGTCACCGGGCGCGACCAGGCGCAACTTGCCGCAGTCGTGGAGGAAATCGAACAGGCTGGCGGCAAGGGCATCGCGCTGCTGTGCGATCATCGGGATGATGACGCGGTCGAAAGGGCGTTCGCACATCTGGCGGAGCGGACGGACGGCAGGCTGGACCTGCTCGTCAACAATGCCGCCGCTGTCTACGGACCGGAACTGGTCGCGCCGGGCGGCTTCTGGGAAAAGCCGCTGAGGCTCGCGGACATGATCGCGGTCGGCCTGCGCTCCAGCTATGTCGCGGCCTATCATGCCGCGCCGTTGATGGTGGCGGCGGGCAGGGGGCTGATCGCCAGCATTTCCTTCTATGGCGCGGTATCCTATTTCCACGGGCCAGCTTATGGCGCGGCCAAGGCGGGAACGGACAAGATGACCGCCGACATGGCGGTCGATCTCGCGCCGTACGGCGTGTCCGTCGTGTCCTTCTGGCCTGGCTTCATCCTCACCGACGCGGTGAAAGCCATGCCGCCTGAAATGATCCCCGAAGAGTTGCGCGCCGCCATGCCCCATTGGGAAACGCCGGAATTTTCGGGCCTGATCCTAGACCGCCTCACGCAGGACCCGGAACTTCCCGCCTTGTCGGGGCAGGCGCTGATCGGCGCGGAACTGGGAGAGCGCTACGGTATACGGGATACGGACGGCAAGCAGCCCCTGTCCTATCGGGCGACGATGGGCGCGCCGACGCCCTTTATGCCGCCCGTCCGGCACGGTTGA
- a CDS encoding ecdysteroid 22-kinase family protein, whose amino-acid sequence MVLKHPTSTDGITVAYINQLLATASKGATVTALRIIDAKTYGEQMVSTAGRVAIEVDYRDDTSPDLPTRLVLKLTRAVDEIMAPFYANEVAFYRGIRPELAMEAPRFFGGAFDPSTTHFGLLLEDLGVRGATFPNTTMRTGPDDVRALLDQLARLHARFWESPRFDADLGWVETHIQGAVATMMNELAPAYIAHEVETENFKREMVQRLRTTPDRLLAGVQAVQRHQSTLPQTLLHGDTHLGNSYRLPDGTAGLLDWQLMVRGYAMHDVNYIVTTGLSVADRRAHERDLLGYYLDRLGQEGVARPPAFDSAWDEYRRTLIWGVYIGWLTTPVVNYGWEINVMNHLRLTTAYEDLETAKLVDALF is encoded by the coding sequence ATGGTCTTGAAACATCCCACATCCACGGACGGAATCACGGTCGCTTATATCAACCAGCTACTGGCCACGGCGAGCAAGGGGGCGACCGTCACCGCCTTGCGCATCATCGACGCCAAGACCTATGGCGAGCAGATGGTGTCGACGGCGGGTCGCGTGGCGATCGAGGTCGATTATCGCGATGACACGTCCCCGGACCTGCCCACCCGTCTGGTGCTCAAACTGACCCGGGCGGTCGATGAGATCATGGCCCCCTTCTACGCCAATGAAGTCGCCTTCTACCGAGGCATCCGGCCGGAACTCGCGATGGAAGCGCCGCGCTTTTTCGGTGGCGCCTTCGATCCGTCGACCACGCATTTCGGGCTGCTGCTCGAAGATCTAGGCGTGCGGGGCGCGACCTTCCCTAATACCACCATGCGAACCGGGCCGGATGATGTGCGCGCCTTGCTAGATCAACTAGCCAGGCTGCACGCGCGCTTCTGGGAATCGCCTCGCTTCGACGCGGATCTCGGCTGGGTAGAAACCCATATCCAAGGCGCGGTCGCAACGATGATGAACGAACTTGCGCCCGCCTATATCGCGCACGAGGTCGAGACGGAAAATTTCAAACGGGAAATGGTGCAGCGCCTCCGCACGACGCCCGATAGGCTGCTTGCCGGCGTGCAGGCGGTGCAACGGCATCAATCGACCCTGCCCCAGACGCTGCTGCATGGCGACACGCATCTTGGCAACAGCTATCGCCTGCCCGACGGCACCGCCGGTCTGCTTGACTGGCAGCTCATGGTGCGCGGCTATGCGATGCACGACGTCAACTATATCGTGACCACCGGCCTTTCCGTCGCGGACCGGCGAGCGCATGAGCGCGATCTTCTGGGCTATTATCTGGACCGCCTGGGACAGGAAGGCGTCGCGCGCCCGCCCGCCTTCGACAGCGCCTGGGACGAATATCGGCGGACCCTGATATGGGGCGTCTATATCGGCTGGCTGACCACCCCGGTCGTCAACTATGGCTGGGAGATCAACGTCATGAACCATCTGCGACTGACCACCGCCTATGAGGATCTCGAAACCGCGAAGCTGGTCGACGCACTGTTTTGA
- a CDS encoding phosphotransferase, with product MTNAAPLNNYDDAAVGRITAFVEQLTGGKVVGLERLVRWRPSWFVEVETEGTVRRLHLRGDRGGDVSIFPDLKREADVIAVLHGHGLPVPEIYGYLADPPCIVMEAIEGTRDFSALDAATKSAIGRVYMRAVAAMHRLPVEPFMAAGVHRPEGAEAIALVGLDAYMPHYRRTKSRPEPLLEFVIGWLRRNVPRHRDRASFIQFDSGQYLVDQGAMTKLYDFEFSMIGDPLVDIATMGMRNSYEPLGAPLPELVRYYEEATGEPVDHDAVVFHVLQFSLLGTMQFTGTVGKPCPGDPHSVYLMFDLALRRSILLALSHLTGDPLPDLPPLEQRRGDNAPLLAKLVDTLGTLPVTGEAAEAHKAQVAELIEWVQRADDHGAEMIARNIADVSALLGRRFDRWVDAAEALEAHILKAGPEEDAVLITLLATIEERRLQLFGPTKLGEAACHVVLPATRPD from the coding sequence GTGACAAATGCCGCGCCGCTGAACAATTATGATGATGCCGCGGTCGGCCGGATCACCGCCTTTGTCGAACAACTGACCGGCGGCAAGGTCGTCGGGCTTGAACGCCTCGTCCGCTGGCGTCCCTCCTGGTTCGTCGAGGTCGAAACGGAAGGGACGGTTCGCCGCCTGCACCTGCGCGGCGACCGGGGCGGCGATGTGTCGATCTTCCCCGACCTCAAGCGCGAGGCGGACGTTATCGCCGTGCTGCACGGCCATGGGCTGCCGGTGCCGGAGATTTACGGCTATCTCGCCGATCCGCCCTGCATCGTGATGGAGGCGATCGAAGGGACGCGCGATTTTTCGGCGCTCGATGCCGCCACGAAAAGCGCTATCGGCCGCGTTTATATGCGGGCGGTGGCTGCGATGCACCGGTTGCCGGTGGAACCCTTTATGGCTGCCGGCGTGCATCGGCCCGAGGGCGCCGAGGCGATCGCGCTGGTCGGTCTCGACGCCTACATGCCGCATTACCGGCGCACCAAGAGCCGGCCCGAGCCGTTGCTGGAATTCGTCATCGGCTGGCTGCGCCGCAATGTGCCCCGGCACCGTGATCGCGCCAGCTTCATCCAGTTCGATTCCGGGCAATATCTGGTCGATCAGGGCGCGATGACCAAGCTCTATGATTTCGAATTTTCCATGATCGGCGATCCGCTGGTCGACATCGCTACCATGGGGATGCGCAACAGCTATGAACCGTTGGGCGCACCGCTGCCGGAACTGGTGCGCTATTATGAGGAAGCGACGGGCGAGCCGGTCGATCATGACGCGGTGGTGTTCCACGTCCTGCAATTTTCCCTGCTCGGCACGATGCAGTTCACCGGGACGGTCGGCAAGCCATGCCCCGGCGATCCGCATTCGGTCTATCTCATGTTCGATCTTGCGCTGCGCCGCTCCATCCTGCTGGCACTGTCGCACCTGACCGGCGATCCGCTGCCCGACCTGCCGCCGCTGGAGCAGCGCAGGGGCGACAATGCACCGCTGCTTGCCAAGCTGGTCGATACGCTTGGAACGCTGCCGGTAACGGGGGAGGCGGCGGAAGCGCACAAGGCGCAGGTCGCCGAACTGATCGAATGGGTGCAGCGCGCCGACGACCATGGGGCGGAGATGATCGCGCGCAACATTGCGGATGTCTCCGCGCTTCTCGGCCGCCGCTTCGACCGCTGGGTCGATGCCGCCGAAGCGCTGGAGGCGCATATCCTCAAAGCGGGTCCGGAGGAGGACGCCGTGCTCATAACGCTGCTTGCGACCATCGAGGAGCGGCGGCTGCAACTGTTCGGGCCGACGAAGCTGGGCGAGGCGGCGTGTCATGTCGTCCTGCCGGCGACTCGTCCGGACTGA
- a CDS encoding SDR family NAD(P)-dependent oxidoreductase, whose product MVESLDGRVAIVTGAAQGIGLEVATVLAERGATVMLADILADRVEAAADSLRGKGLRAEAETFDLTDEDSVSAAVARIASRHGRIDIIHNNAAYQTVEQRGLDRDVVHLDTGAWDKAFAVNARGPMLLCKHALPVMIAGGGGSLIHSASGFGLLGEMTLTAYGASKAALINLSRFLATQYGKQGIRSNVIAIGFVLSDTAVETTPQVVKDVLLDHHLNPELGSPRDIAHVVAFLASNESRFINGAMIPVDGGFTAHQPTMVDFQRLFAASGSNQL is encoded by the coding sequence ATGGTGGAATCTTTGGACGGTCGCGTGGCGATCGTGACGGGCGCGGCGCAGGGCATCGGGCTGGAGGTCGCGACCGTGCTGGCGGAAAGGGGCGCGACCGTGATGCTCGCCGACATCTTGGCCGATCGGGTGGAGGCGGCGGCGGATTCGCTGCGCGGCAAGGGGCTCAGGGCCGAGGCGGAGACGTTCGACCTGACCGACGAGGACAGCGTTTCCGCCGCTGTCGCGCGGATCGCAAGCAGGCATGGCCGGATCGACATCATCCATAATAATGCCGCCTATCAGACGGTCGAGCAGCGCGGGCTCGACCGGGATGTCGTCCATCTCGACACCGGCGCCTGGGACAAGGCCTTTGCCGTCAATGCGCGGGGTCCGATGCTGCTGTGCAAACATGCGTTGCCGGTCATGATCGCGGGCGGCGGCGGATCGCTCATCCATTCCGCGTCCGGTTTCGGCCTGTTGGGGGAAATGACGCTGACGGCCTATGGCGCGTCCAAGGCGGCGCTCATAAACCTCAGTCGCTTCCTCGCGACCCAATATGGCAAGCAGGGCATCCGGTCCAATGTCATCGCCATCGGCTTCGTCCTCAGCGACACAGCCGTCGAGACGACGCCGCAGGTGGTCAAGGACGTGCTGCTCGACCATCATCTCAACCCGGAGCTGGGCAGCCCGCGCGACATCGCCCATGTCGTCGCCTTCCTGGCGTCGAACGAGTCCCGTTTCATCAACGGCGCGATGATCCCGGTGGACGGCGGCTTTACCGCGCACCAGCCCACGATGGTCGATTTCCAGCGGCTGTTCGCGGCATCGGGGAGCAATCAGCTATAG
- a CDS encoding ecdysteroid 22-kinase family protein, with protein sequence MSETAVATPAVIDRHLVPRPYPARTASLPHGRFTPDAAWLGSLLAHKYPGVVAQSMEVVQLFDSHTTKLRVAVDWNEAGQAAGLPRNLCIKSNWSGMFDDVDIHALEARFYHFLTDKLTANTATCYYADWDDDGSARGVIVLEGLSDRGGKFGHSTQHAGVDGVASALADLAKLHAGLWESPVITPEAAPWLPTSMAVPVDYDQVRIMWHWIEENLKDPNFRAIAPRHYLDDARRVERAYDRLVTFERAFDAPYCIILGDCHQGNTYIQPDGERMWVDWQLGRRGRPWRDLTYFTVGSLTIEERRQNHRDLIAHYRDCLIREGATNIIDLDTIWNEQVPRWVMYGIQAWVANMDHWGQNGLPMNERFFAAGEDLGSWKLLGE encoded by the coding sequence ATGAGCGAGACCGCCGTCGCCACCCCGGCCGTCATCGACCGGCATCTTGTTCCCCGCCCCTATCCCGCCCGCACCGCGTCCCTGCCTCATGGCCGGTTTACGCCGGACGCCGCGTGGCTGGGATCGTTGCTGGCCCACAAATATCCGGGCGTCGTCGCGCAATCGATGGAGGTCGTGCAGCTGTTCGACAGCCACACTACGAAATTGCGTGTCGCGGTGGACTGGAACGAGGCCGGACAGGCGGCCGGGCTGCCCCGCAATCTGTGCATCAAGTCGAACTGGTCGGGCATGTTCGACGATGTCGACATTCATGCGCTCGAAGCGCGCTTCTACCATTTCCTGACGGACAAGCTCACCGCCAACACGGCCACCTGCTATTATGCAGACTGGGACGATGACGGATCGGCGCGGGGCGTCATCGTGCTGGAGGGTCTCAGCGATCGGGGCGGCAAGTTCGGCCACTCGACCCAACATGCCGGTGTCGACGGTGTCGCGTCAGCGCTGGCGGACCTGGCAAAGCTGCATGCCGGCCTGTGGGAAAGTCCTGTGATCACGCCCGAAGCTGCGCCCTGGCTACCGACATCCATGGCGGTGCCGGTCGACTATGACCAGGTCCGCATCATGTGGCACTGGATCGAGGAAAATCTGAAAGACCCCAATTTCCGCGCCATCGCGCCCAGACATTATCTGGACGACGCGCGACGGGTCGAGCGCGCCTATGACCGGCTGGTCACATTCGAACGCGCCTTTGACGCCCCCTATTGCATCATCCTGGGCGACTGCCACCAGGGCAACACCTATATCCAGCCCGATGGCGAGCGCATGTGGGTTGACTGGCAGTTGGGCCGGCGCGGCCGGCCATGGCGCGACCTCACCTATTTCACCGTCGGATCGCTGACGATCGAGGAGCGCCGCCAAAATCATCGCGACCTGATCGCCCATTATCGCGACTGCCTGATCAGGGAAGGCGCGACCAACATCATCGATCTCGACACCATCTGGAATGAACAGGTACCGCGCTGGGTGATGTACGGTATTCAGGCCTGGGTGGCGAACATGGACCATTGGGGCCAGAACGGCCTGCCGATGAACGAGCGGTTCTTCGCTGCTGGCGAGGACCTGGGTAGCTGGAAACTGCTGGGTGAATGA
- a CDS encoding VOC family protein — translation MGIFTHVCLGSDDLARSARFYDAVLAPLGIVNLGPFLDQGIGYGRRVPELLILRPLQGPAACGNGATLGLKAPDRRAVDDFHRAGLAAGGEDAGLPGPRGAVPHAYGAYLLDPDGNKICAYCFDPP, via the coding sequence ATGGGCATCTTCACGCATGTCTGCCTTGGCAGCGACGATCTGGCACGATCCGCCCGTTTCTACGATGCGGTGCTTGCGCCGCTGGGGATCGTCAATCTCGGTCCGTTTCTGGATCAGGGCATCGGTTATGGGCGACGGGTGCCCGAATTGCTGATCCTGCGCCCACTCCAGGGCCCGGCAGCATGCGGCAATGGTGCGACATTGGGATTGAAGGCGCCGGATCGCCGTGCGGTCGATGACTTTCATCGCGCGGGTTTGGCGGCGGGCGGGGAAGATGCCGGACTGCCGGGCCCCCGTGGAGCGGTGCCCCACGCCTATGGCGCCTATCTGCTGGACCCCGACGGTAACAAGATCTGCGCCTATTGTTTCGATCCGCCCTAG
- a CDS encoding phosphotransferase family protein, whose protein sequence is MSSKPNPVGIPAHLDDVTAQWLTQIMQPRYPGIVVEGMEQVFLRNSHTTKYQVKLVLNDVGKAAGIPDNVCLKANWALFDSQGICRLEARFYEDFRRHVAFPAPRSYFEAWDPRSDSGQGLVVMEDLSIEGGHFGISTDHMGVEQAARAIASLARIHGAFWDSPVLHAADWLPVSMATPVDTQQLTMMYGFAEQNHAKPDYQAFLPGWIKGDLSRLHGVYNALIDFAQTKEQGPWCLVHGDSHQGNSYVRPDGERVWLDWQLVRKGRPIRDFTYFVLGALTIEERRAHDRELLRHYRRCLVETGALGVPDDDTLWEYYRRWPPYAMQAWIANMDEWGQKGMHIVERIFVAGEDLGTVAALGVQF, encoded by the coding sequence ATGTCGAGCAAACCCAATCCCGTCGGCATCCCCGCCCATCTGGACGATGTGACGGCGCAATGGCTGACGCAGATCATGCAGCCGCGCTATCCCGGCATCGTGGTCGAGGGGATGGAGCAGGTGTTCCTCCGCAACAGCCACACCACCAAATATCAGGTGAAGCTGGTCCTCAACGATGTGGGCAAGGCAGCGGGCATTCCCGACAATGTCTGCCTCAAGGCCAATTGGGCGCTGTTCGACAGCCAGGGCATCTGCCGTCTCGAAGCGCGTTTCTATGAGGATTTCCGCCGCCACGTCGCCTTCCCCGCCCCGCGATCCTATTTCGAGGCATGGGATCCACGCTCCGACAGCGGTCAGGGGCTGGTCGTGATGGAGGATTTGTCCATTGAGGGCGGTCATTTCGGCATCAGCACCGACCATATGGGCGTGGAGCAAGCGGCCCGCGCGATCGCCAGCCTGGCGCGCATCCATGGCGCCTTCTGGGACAGCCCGGTCCTTCACGCGGCCGACTGGCTGCCCGTCTCCATGGCGACGCCGGTGGACACGCAGCAACTGACGATGATGTACGGCTTTGCCGAGCAGAACCATGCCAAGCCCGACTATCAGGCCTTCCTGCCCGGCTGGATCAAGGGCGATCTCTCCCGCCTGCATGGCGTCTACAATGCGCTGATCGATTTTGCGCAGACCAAGGAACAGGGGCCATGGTGTCTGGTCCATGGCGACAGCCATCAGGGCAATAGCTATGTCCGCCCCGATGGCGAGCGGGTATGGCTCGACTGGCAACTGGTCCGCAAAGGGCGGCCGATCCGCGACTTCACCTATTTCGTGCTGGGCGCGCTCACGATCGAGGAACGGCGCGCGCATGACCGCGAATTGCTGCGCCATTATCGCCGCTGTCTGGTCGAAACGGGGGCGCTCGGCGTCCCGGACGACGACACGCTCTGGGAATATTATCGCCGCTGGCCGCCCTATGCGATGCAGGCGTGGATCGCGAACATGGACGAATGGGGCCAGAAGGGCATGCACATTGTCGAGCGTATTTTCGTCGCGGGCGAGGATTTGGGCACGGTCGCCGCGCTCGGCGTCCAATTTTGA
- a CDS encoding epoxide hydrolase family protein, whose protein sequence is MTNAITAFRADVPQEALDDLRLRLRSTRWPEPQTVGDWSQGVPLTALRDLCDYWADGYDWRRCEATLNALPQFTTAIDGLSIHFIHVRSPRPDALPLILTHGWPGSVLEFLKVIEPLTDPAAHGAPDAPAFHVVVPSLPGYGFSGKPTATGWGVETIAQSWIQLMRRLGYDRFAAQGGDWGAAVTSAIAMAAPPECIGIHLNMPLVFPEESDFADLTPAEAKTVERMQYYQEHDSGYAKLQGTRPQTIGYGLADSPVAQAAWIYEKFQAWTDNRGVPEDALTRDEILDVISLYWFTNSGASSARLYWESANAFQARKLDLPVGVSIFAQEIFRPSRRWAKRSYPRLVHWNELDAGGHFAAFEQPALFVKELRACFSAMQG, encoded by the coding sequence ATGACCAACGCCATCACCGCCTTTCGCGCCGACGTTCCGCAGGAGGCACTGGACGATCTGCGCCTCCGGTTGCGCAGCACCCGCTGGCCCGAACCGCAGACGGTCGGAGACTGGAGCCAGGGCGTCCCGCTCACGGCGCTGCGCGATCTGTGCGACTATTGGGCGGACGGCTATGACTGGCGGCGGTGTGAGGCGACGCTCAATGCCCTGCCCCAGTTCACCACCGCGATCGACGGCCTGTCCATTCACTTCATCCATGTGCGCAGTCCCCGCCCGGATGCGCTGCCGCTGATCCTGACCCACGGCTGGCCGGGATCGGTGCTGGAATTTCTGAAGGTGATCGAACCGCTGACCGATCCCGCTGCCCATGGCGCGCCCGACGCACCGGCCTTTCATGTCGTCGTCCCCTCGCTGCCGGGCTACGGCTTTTCGGGCAAGCCGACGGCCACGGGCTGGGGCGTCGAGACGATCGCGCAGAGCTGGATCCAGCTCATGCGGCGCCTGGGCTATGACCGCTTCGCCGCGCAGGGCGGCGATTGGGGTGCGGCGGTCACGTCCGCCATCGCCATGGCCGCGCCGCCGGAATGTATCGGCATCCACCTCAACATGCCGCTCGTCTTTCCGGAGGAAAGCGACTTTGCCGACCTGACCCCCGCCGAGGCCAAAACGGTCGAGCGCATGCAATATTATCAGGAGCATGATTCCGGCTACGCCAAGCTGCAGGGCACCCGACCGCAGACGATCGGCTATGGGCTGGCGGACTCGCCGGTGGCGCAAGCCGCCTGGATCTACGAGAAGTTCCAGGCGTGGACCGATAATCGGGGCGTACCGGAAGATGCCCTGACGCGAGACGAAATACTGGACGTCATCAGCCTCTACTGGTTCACCAACAGCGGCGCGTCGTCCGCGCGGCTTTATTGGGAAAGCGCCAATGCCTTTCAGGCGCGCAAGCTGGACCTTCCGGTCGGCGTCAGCATCTTCGCGCAGGAGATTTTCCGGCCATCGCGGCGCTGGGCCAAACGCAGCTACCCGCGCCTCGTTCACTGGAACGAGCTGGACGCCGGTGGCCATTTCGCGGCCTTCGAGCAGCCGGCGCTGTTCGTCAAAGAATTGCGGGCCTGCTTCAGCGCGATGCAAGGGTAG
- a CDS encoding glutathione S-transferase family protein, with the protein MSVTIFQLDRSRSERAVWLMEEMECPYDIRFFARLETLAAEPAYKALHPLGSSPVIEADGQRIAESGAVMDYLATTRANGALRANPGDADYADYLFWFHFAESSLMPALVTEIMAERAGIAQDHPSRVAGRSHAARLLTLVNDRLAHAPYLAGDRFTAADIMMTFPFTTTRLFMSVDVEGHPNIAAYVGRMAARPAYRRMRAIVDRPQTA; encoded by the coding sequence ATGAGCGTCACCATCTTTCAACTCGACCGGTCGCGCTCCGAACGTGCTGTCTGGCTGATGGAGGAAATGGAGTGTCCCTATGACATTCGCTTCTTTGCACGGCTGGAAACGCTCGCGGCGGAACCGGCCTACAAGGCCTTGCATCCGCTGGGTTCGTCACCCGTGATCGAGGCCGACGGACAACGCATCGCCGAAAGCGGGGCGGTCATGGACTATCTCGCCACGACGCGGGCGAACGGTGCGCTCCGCGCCAATCCCGGCGACGCGGACTATGCGGACTATCTTTTCTGGTTCCATTTCGCCGAATCCTCCCTGATGCCGGCGTTGGTGACAGAGATCATGGCTGAACGCGCAGGCATCGCGCAGGATCACCCTTCCCGCGTCGCAGGCCGGTCTCATGCGGCGCGCTTGCTGACACTGGTCAATGACCGGCTGGCGCATGCCCCCTATTTGGCGGGCGACCGATTCACAGCGGCCGACATCATGATGACCTTTCCCTTCACCACCACGCGCCTGTTCATGTCCGTCGACGTGGAGGGGCATCCAAACATCGCCGCCTATGTCGGGCGGATGGCGGCGCGCCCGGCCTATCGCCGGATGCGCGCCATTGTCGATCGCCCTCAGACCGCCTGA